A single Paracholeplasma manati DNA region contains:
- a CDS encoding ABC transporter ATP-binding protein/permease, with product MINFENVTKVYKNQKTALSHIHMNLPDTGMVFIVGDSGSGKTTLLNMLGLLDIPTSGRVLFNDLDITNLSKNNQDVFRNQHIGIIFQGLNLIDELNIQENIVLPTQLQQKIVSTEEIIEQLRKVNLNESITDYPKFLSGGERQRVAIVRALLKESSVIIADEPTGSLDEKNANNIMALLKDISQNRLVVIVSHQLQLAEKYGDRIIYLEKGKIIEDKVIHELPMKTVTKNNDIIHKYHLPFNVSFKFAYKWFTYKFSRMIFALMTFFLTLSSFILALTIYNFNEITAMQNGFQNENVTYVMIQKVPSPDLVMNDLMFTLTDKNELKSLFDESNIIGTLYNDGIAQTILDNGSDGVIQGYTNVSLTQVNGFGLSLVGRLPVDHSLTTEVVITNYIAYQMGWVNESNYHDDTVLQSIIDSRTLDINFIDGNDLHKYTFTIVGIIDTNYTLPDQTIENSTYQFMFENDLKFGLHTTLFFGSDMVNFIADLDQNIGNYGADKVAYQLFVTVKDDGYKKALDYQTTMGESNVWVNSKLDYSLHMIKEFKNVVLQVSLVLGIVFLLTSLISFVGFIHNMVVNKETSIRIMRSLGTRFKDMNFIFLIQDAFLAIFTTGLSTITALIAGHFINQSIATNIYVIIPLVNPTVWIPMVILIITFCFAYLITFTELKRTYSKTKVIE from the coding sequence ATGATCAATTTCGAGAACGTAACCAAAGTTTATAAAAATCAAAAAACAGCTTTAAGTCATATCCATATGAACTTACCAGACACTGGTATGGTTTTTATTGTTGGCGATAGTGGTAGTGGGAAAACAACATTACTAAATATGCTAGGATTACTAGATATCCCTACCAGTGGTCGAGTCTTATTCAATGACTTGGATATTACAAATCTTAGTAAAAATAATCAGGATGTTTTTCGAAACCAACACATTGGCATCATTTTTCAAGGGCTAAATCTAATAGATGAGCTCAACATACAGGAAAATATCGTATTACCGACGCAACTCCAACAAAAAATTGTTAGTACTGAAGAAATCATAGAACAGTTGAGAAAAGTGAATCTAAATGAGAGTATAACCGATTATCCAAAGTTTCTAAGTGGTGGCGAAAGACAAAGGGTTGCGATTGTAAGGGCACTATTAAAAGAATCTAGTGTAATTATCGCCGACGAACCCACAGGATCATTGGATGAAAAAAATGCCAATAATATCATGGCGTTATTAAAAGATATATCCCAAAACCGATTGGTTGTGATTGTTTCACATCAACTTCAATTGGCTGAAAAATATGGTGATCGAATCATTTATTTGGAAAAAGGAAAAATCATTGAAGATAAAGTTATCCATGAACTACCTATGAAAACAGTCACCAAAAATAATGACATAATCCATAAGTATCACTTGCCTTTTAATGTCAGTTTTAAATTTGCCTATAAGTGGTTTACTTATAAGTTTTCAAGAATGATTTTCGCACTAATGACGTTTTTTCTCACCTTGTCCTCATTCATATTGGCTTTAACAATCTATAACTTTAATGAGATTACAGCCATGCAAAATGGATTTCAAAACGAAAATGTAACTTATGTCATGATTCAAAAAGTGCCCTCACCCGACTTGGTGATGAACGATTTAATGTTTACACTAACAGATAAAAACGAATTGAAATCACTTTTTGATGAAAGTAATATTATTGGCACTTTATATAATGATGGGATTGCTCAAACCATATTGGATAATGGTAGTGATGGTGTGATTCAAGGGTACACCAATGTATCCTTAACTCAAGTCAATGGATTTGGGCTATCATTGGTTGGTAGATTACCCGTCGATCATAGCTTAACCACTGAAGTCGTAATCACCAATTATATTGCATATCAAATGGGTTGGGTAAATGAATCGAACTATCATGATGACACCGTACTACAAAGTATCATCGACTCAAGAACATTGGATATCAATTTTATAGATGGCAATGATTTACACAAATATACCTTTACAATCGTCGGCATCATAGACACGAACTATACACTACCAGATCAAACCATTGAAAATAGTACTTATCAGTTTATGTTTGAAAATGATCTCAAATTTGGTCTGCATACAACGTTATTCTTTGGCAGTGACATGGTAAATTTTATCGCCGATTTAGACCAGAACATTGGAAACTATGGCGCAGATAAAGTAGCCTACCAACTTTTTGTTACCGTCAAAGATGATGGATACAAGAAAGCACTGGATTATCAAACGACTATGGGTGAATCCAATGTATGGGTGAACTCAAAACTCGATTATTCACTGCATATGATTAAAGAATTCAAAAATGTGGTTTTACAAGTATCATTGGTATTGGGCATCGTATTTCTTTTGACCTCACTGATTTCGTTTGTGGGGTTCATACACAATATGGTTGTAAACAAAGAAACCAGTATTCGAATCATGAGATCATTAGGAACCAGATTCAAAGATATGAATTTTATATTTTTGATTCAAGATGCATTTTTAGCCATCTTTACAACGGGATTATCAACCATAACAGCATTAATAGCAGGTCATTTTATCAATCAATCGATTGCGACCAATATTTATGTCATCATACCATTGGTGAATCCAACTGTATGGATTCCGATGGTCATATTAATAATTACATTCTGTTTCGCATATCTTATTACATTTACTGAACTTAAACGAACTTACAGTAAAACAAAAGTGATTGAATAA
- the pdxS gene encoding pyridoxal 5'-phosphate synthase lyase subunit PdxS: protein MSNDRYVLNKALAQMLKGGVIMDVMNADQAKIAEKAGAVAVMALERIPADIRAVGGVSRMSDPKLIKEIQDAVTIPVMAKVRIGHFVEAQILEALEIDYIDESEVLSPADDIHHIDKKAFQVPFVCGAKNLGEALRRISEGASMIRTKGEPGTGDVIQAVRHMREIQKEIRRIQSLKKDELYVLQKDLGVSLDLIEYVHEYGKLPVVQFAAGGVATPADAALMMQLGAEGVFVGSGIFKSGNPEKRAQAIVKAVTNYNNPKILAEISTDLGEAMVGINESEIALLMAERGK, encoded by the coding sequence ATGTCAAACGATCGTTATGTACTCAATAAAGCACTCGCTCAAATGTTAAAGGGCGGTGTCATTATGGACGTTATGAATGCTGATCAAGCAAAGATTGCAGAAAAAGCAGGGGCTGTTGCTGTGATGGCGTTAGAACGAATTCCAGCCGATATTCGCGCAGTCGGTGGGGTTTCTAGAATGAGTGACCCTAAATTGATTAAAGAAATTCAAGACGCAGTGACGATTCCAGTGATGGCGAAAGTCCGTATTGGACATTTTGTTGAAGCCCAAATCTTAGAAGCCTTAGAAATCGATTATATCGATGAATCTGAGGTCTTATCACCAGCGGATGATATTCATCACATTGATAAAAAAGCATTTCAAGTGCCTTTTGTCTGTGGGGCTAAGAACTTAGGTGAAGCCTTAAGACGCATCAGTGAAGGGGCTTCGATGATCCGTACCAAGGGTGAACCTGGTACAGGGGATGTCATTCAAGCGGTGAGACACATGCGTGAAATTCAAAAAGAAATCAGACGCATCCAATCTTTAAAGAAAGACGAACTCTATGTTTTACAAAAAGACTTAGGGGTATCGCTAGACTTAATCGAATATGTCCATGAATATGGCAAGCTCCCAGTCGTTCAGTTCGCAGCTGGTGGCGTCGCGACCCCAGCGGATGCGGCACTGATGATGCAACTGGGTGCGGAAGGCGTATTCGTGGGTTCTGGTATATTTAAATCTGGTAACCCAGAGAAACGTGCTCAAGCGATTGTTAAAGCCGTTACCAACTACAACAATCCAAAGATATTGGCTGAAATCTCCACCGATTTAGGTGAAGCCATGGTTGGAATCAATGAGTCTGAAATCGCCCTCTTAATGGCTGAACGAGGCAAGTAA
- the pdxT gene encoding pyridoxal 5'-phosphate synthase glutaminase subunit PdxT, whose amino-acid sequence MRIGVLALQGAFIEHQQMLDRLGVSSFQIRNLTDLQGPMDGLILPGGESTAMGKLLKDLNLYEPIKEKIQQGLPVFGTCAGLILLSKSIDDDTTSHFGLLDVHTKRNAYGRQLGSFQVNHPFDGKVIPMTFIRAPYIDAYGKDFEVLATYQGKVIAGRQHNMLVTAFHPELTLDTTVHAYFISMMNHLVV is encoded by the coding sequence ATGAGGATTGGTGTGCTTGCTTTACAAGGGGCTTTTATTGAGCATCAACAGATGTTGGATAGATTGGGAGTATCATCCTTTCAAATCCGAAACTTAACTGACTTGCAAGGCCCCATGGACGGTTTGATTCTGCCGGGGGGAGAATCAACCGCCATGGGTAAATTATTAAAAGACTTAAATCTCTATGAACCCATTAAAGAAAAAATCCAGCAAGGCTTACCCGTATTCGGGACCTGTGCTGGATTGATTTTACTGTCTAAATCGATTGATGATGATACAACCTCACATTTTGGATTACTCGATGTCCATACCAAACGAAATGCTTATGGCAGGCAATTGGGTAGTTTTCAAGTCAATCACCCATTTGATGGTAAAGTTATTCCGATGACATTCATCCGGGCACCTTATATCGATGCTTATGGTAAAGACTTCGAAGTCTTAGCTACCTATCAAGGTAAAGTGATTGCTGGAAGACAACACAATATGTTGGTCACTGCTTTTCATCCTGAACTCACCCTAGATACAACGGTTCATGCCTACTTTATATCAATGATGAATCATCTTGTGGTTTAG
- a CDS encoding uridine kinase family protein, protein MKTNTALDKFGFTLVYHKNHHFGFNIHEKGDFYLSKQTLSRLVEASIMSIQPTKEKVDFVMINRYTYNLLKVLAKIEELLDSKNELWVAIDGYAGAGKTTLANQLGLILNAQVFHTDDFFKKPVMDTNQPLSQYGSNIDYEKIKETIFKPVELKQPIQYRPFDFKTHKHASMIEIPHQPIHIFEGAFVLHPYMRQSYDLKVFYHKPLFKQYKDILKRNGFKRLWKFMTKWIPNERRYVKDLSITHQCDIIINS, encoded by the coding sequence ATGAAAACAAACACAGCATTGGATAAATTTGGTTTTACACTGGTGTATCATAAAAACCATCATTTTGGATTCAATATACACGAAAAAGGTGATTTTTATCTTTCAAAACAGACACTATCACGCTTGGTCGAAGCTTCTATCATGTCCATCCAACCAACAAAGGAAAAAGTGGACTTTGTAATGATTAATCGATACACATATAACCTATTAAAAGTATTGGCTAAAATCGAAGAATTACTGGATAGTAAAAATGAATTGTGGGTTGCGATTGACGGTTATGCAGGTGCTGGTAAAACCACACTTGCTAATCAGTTGGGTTTGATTTTGAATGCTCAGGTGTTTCACACAGATGATTTCTTTAAAAAACCGGTGATGGATACCAATCAACCTTTATCACAGTATGGATCAAATATCGATTATGAAAAAATCAAAGAAACCATCTTTAAACCAGTCGAGTTAAAACAACCTATCCAATATCGACCTTTTGATTTTAAGACTCACAAACATGCTTCGATGATCGAAATACCACACCAACCCATTCATATATTTGAAGGTGCTTTTGTATTACACCCGTATATGAGACAGTCCTATGATTTAAAGGTGTTTTATCATAAACCATTATTCAAACAGTATAAAGACATATTAAAGAGAAATGGGTTTAAACGCCTTTGGAAGTTCATGACAAAATGGATACCAAATGAACGAAGGTATGTCAAAGATTTGAGCATTACGCATCAATGTGACATAATCATAAACTCATAA
- a CDS encoding ECF transporter S component, whose protein sequence is MQKSPLYPLVLSSLMIALGIVLPFLTASNPALGSVFLLMHIPALFTGLILGPKYGLLVGLVTPLLRSVLVSMPPLYPQALVMSFEIGAYGLFAGLTKKLLPKKDIFAVVALIVGMLLGRAVWGLGAAIFYPLAGLNFSLDIFVKAAFITGLPGIGIQLVLIPVLYFALKKTHVLDALENA, encoded by the coding sequence ATGCAAAAAAGTCCTTTATATCCCTTGGTATTATCGAGCTTGATGATTGCGTTAGGGATTGTATTACCGTTTTTAACCGCTTCAAACCCAGCGTTGGGTTCTGTATTCTTACTCATGCATATCCCTGCTTTATTCACAGGTTTAATCCTTGGACCTAAATATGGTCTATTGGTTGGATTGGTTACCCCACTCCTTAGAAGTGTATTGGTAAGCATGCCGCCACTATACCCACAAGCATTGGTCATGTCCTTTGAAATCGGTGCTTATGGTTTATTCGCTGGTCTTACAAAAAAACTATTACCAAAGAAAGATATATTCGCAGTAGTAGCCCTCATTGTTGGGATGCTTTTGGGACGTGCAGTATGGGGATTAGGGGCAGCCATTTTCTACCCACTGGCAGGTCTTAATTTCAGTCTAGATATCTTCGTGAAGGCTGCATTTATCACTGGATTACCTGGTATTGGAATCCAATTGGTTTTAATCCCAGTTTTGTATTTCGCATTAAAGAAAACACATGTACTGGATGCGTTAGAAAATGCCTAA
- a CDS encoding lactate racemase domain-containing protein: MELFFREQSPEGLSKEDILKGLKQSLEGKTLKKVLLIPPDFTRFHSNAGLITNLYYHLLKDHVQVDILPALGTHEPMSSSELDEMYGDIPHDRFIVHNWREDIVHVGEVPGDYIASITDGLWDRGVGMEVNRLIMDPNYDLIVSIGQVVPHEVIGMANHAKNVFVGCGGKTTINQSHMIGAVYGMERMMGKDFTPVRKLLDYALEHFLKDRPLIFVLTVTTAPKNVIKTHGLFIGDTRKVLEAAIEVSQQKNINFLDRGIKKCVVYLDPKEFKSTWLGNKSVYRTRMAIQDGGELIVLAAGVTKFGEDQRIDQLIRKYGYCGRLNVLELFKQNEDLQKNMGAAAHLIHSSSDGRFNITYAVKNITKEEVRGVHFNAVDYDEVVKKYDPTTLEPGWNTLSDGEEIFFIPNPALGLWIDKNRF, from the coding sequence ATGGAATTATTCTTTAGAGAACAAAGCCCTGAAGGGTTATCCAAAGAAGACATTTTAAAAGGGTTAAAACAATCACTTGAAGGTAAAACCTTAAAGAAAGTATTGTTGATTCCACCCGATTTTACCCGTTTTCATTCCAATGCAGGATTGATTACGAACTTATACTATCATCTACTCAAAGACCACGTTCAAGTGGACATTCTACCAGCTTTAGGTACCCATGAACCGATGAGTTCTTCTGAACTCGATGAAATGTATGGTGATATTCCTCATGACAGATTCATTGTCCACAACTGGCGTGAAGACATCGTCCATGTGGGTGAGGTCCCTGGCGATTATATCGCATCCATCACCGATGGGTTATGGGATCGAGGCGTTGGGATGGAAGTGAATCGTCTCATCATGGACCCAAATTATGATTTGATTGTTTCGATTGGTCAAGTGGTCCCTCATGAAGTCATCGGTATGGCGAACCACGCGAAAAACGTGTTTGTGGGGTGTGGCGGTAAAACCACCATCAACCAATCCCACATGATTGGCGCTGTATACGGCATGGAACGCATGATGGGTAAAGACTTTACCCCTGTCCGTAAATTACTCGATTACGCCTTAGAACACTTCTTAAAAGACAGACCACTCATCTTCGTTTTAACCGTAACCACCGCACCTAAAAATGTCATCAAGACCCATGGGTTATTCATTGGGGATACCCGTAAGGTCTTAGAAGCAGCGATTGAAGTTTCTCAACAAAAGAACATCAATTTCTTAGACCGTGGGATTAAAAAGTGTGTTGTATACCTAGACCCGAAAGAATTCAAATCGACTTGGTTAGGCAATAAATCGGTATATCGTACCCGTATGGCTATCCAAGATGGTGGAGAATTGATTGTTTTAGCGGCGGGTGTCACTAAGTTTGGTGAAGACCAACGCATCGATCAACTCATTCGCAAGTATGGGTATTGTGGGCGTCTCAATGTCCTAGAATTATTTAAACAAAATGAAGATTTACAAAAGAATATGGGTGCGGCAGCACACTTAATCCATAGTTCATCCGATGGCAGATTCAACATCACCTACGCCGTTAAAAACATCACCAAAGAAGAAGTTCGAGGGGTACATTTTAACGCAGTTGATTACGATGAAGTCGTGAAAAAATATGATCCAACCACGCTAGAACCGGGTTGGAATACCTTGAGTGATGGTGAAGAGATTTTCTTCATCCCTAACCCAGCTTTGGGTTTGTGGATTGACAAGAATCGATTCTAA
- a CDS encoding SDR family oxidoreductase → MSYPLQFDLSNKVIVVTGGAGVLGTEFSKACAQAGGKVVILGRSLEKAEKLASEIRASGQQALAVSADVLNRSSIEVAHQLIKNTFGPVDILINGAGGNDPKATTSDEYFNPQALETEGAKHFFNMDLDGFNYVFGLNFTGSLIPSQVFGKDMVGRKGCSILNISSMSAFNPLTKIPAYSAAKAAINNFTQWMAVHFAKEGIRVNALAPGFFVTEQNKNLLIKPDGSLSDRSLKIIGSTPMKRFGEPSELIGTLLWLIDPKQSAFVTGVVVPVDGGFNAYSGV, encoded by the coding sequence ATGAGCTATCCTTTACAGTTTGATTTATCCAATAAAGTCATCGTCGTCACCGGCGGTGCAGGTGTCTTAGGCACAGAATTTTCGAAAGCTTGTGCACAAGCAGGCGGTAAAGTTGTTATTTTAGGCAGAAGTTTAGAAAAAGCAGAAAAACTCGCTTCCGAAATTAGAGCTTCAGGTCAACAAGCGTTGGCAGTATCCGCAGACGTTTTGAATAGAAGTTCAATCGAAGTGGCACATCAACTCATTAAAAACACCTTTGGACCTGTCGATATTTTGATCAATGGTGCTGGTGGGAATGACCCTAAAGCAACCACATCCGATGAGTATTTTAACCCTCAAGCTTTAGAGACCGAAGGGGCGAAACACTTTTTCAATATGGATTTAGATGGTTTTAACTATGTGTTTGGATTAAACTTCACGGGATCGTTGATTCCTTCACAAGTGTTTGGTAAAGACATGGTTGGTAGAAAAGGTTGTAGCATTCTAAACATCTCATCGATGAGTGCCTTTAACCCACTCACCAAAATCCCTGCTTATAGCGCAGCCAAAGCAGCGATTAACAATTTTACCCAATGGATGGCTGTACACTTCGCGAAAGAAGGCATCCGTGTCAATGCGTTGGCACCAGGCTTCTTCGTGACAGAACAAAACAAAAATCTATTGATTAAACCAGATGGGTCTTTAAGTGACCGTTCCCTCAAAATCATTGGCAGTACACCGATGAAACGCTTTGGTGAACCAAGCGAACTCATCGGTACGTTACTCTGGCTCATTGATCCAAAACAATCGGCGTTCGTTACTGGTGTGGTCGTCCCTGTCGATGGCGGATTTAACGCCTATTCTGGTGTATAA
- the gnd gene encoding decarboxylating NADP(+)-dependent phosphogluconate dehydrogenase has product MEKLSDIGLTGLAVMGENLVLNMASKGFQVTAHARQQSRVDEFLNTRAKGLPIIGTNDLKTLVQSLKKPRKVMMMIKAGDPVDQVIEQLLPLLEPGDIIIDGGNSHYPDTVRRTKYVESKGFYYIGTGVSGGEEGALLGPSIMPGGSPQAWPTVKPIFQAIAAKVADGSVCCDWVGEDGAGHFVKMVHNGIEYGDIQLITEAYHLMRNVLSMSADEMADVFKAWNKTELDSYLIEITGEILSFKDEDGQPLIDKILDTAGQKGTGKWTAVQSLEDSVPLTLITEAVYARFISSMKEERLVASKAFKAVPVSFKGDKQAFIEDIKKALYAAKIVSYAQGYALMKAAAKTNNWNLNYGGIALMWRGGCIIRSVFLGKIKEAFEQNPNLANLLLDPYFKDVVENMTGAWRNVISTAVLNGIPTPAMSAALNYFDSYRTDKLPANLLQAQRDFFGAHTYERTDKPRGEFFHTNWTGRGGKTSSTTYNV; this is encoded by the coding sequence ATGGAAAAATTATCAGATATTGGATTAACTGGACTCGCCGTGATGGGGGAAAACCTCGTCTTAAATATGGCGTCTAAGGGGTTTCAAGTCACTGCTCACGCACGTCAACAAAGCCGTGTCGATGAATTCTTGAATACCCGTGCTAAAGGCTTACCAATCATTGGTACCAACGATTTAAAAACATTGGTCCAATCCCTAAAGAAACCAAGAAAAGTCATGATGATGATCAAAGCAGGTGACCCTGTCGATCAAGTCATTGAACAATTGTTACCGTTATTAGAACCAGGCGATATCATCATCGATGGTGGAAACTCCCACTATCCAGATACCGTTAGAAGAACCAAATATGTGGAATCTAAAGGGTTCTATTACATTGGTACAGGTGTATCTGGTGGTGAAGAAGGCGCGTTACTTGGACCTTCCATCATGCCAGGGGGATCCCCTCAAGCATGGCCAACCGTCAAACCAATATTCCAAGCCATCGCAGCCAAAGTCGCGGATGGTTCAGTCTGCTGTGACTGGGTGGGCGAAGATGGCGCAGGCCACTTCGTTAAGATGGTCCATAACGGGATTGAGTATGGCGATATCCAACTCATCACCGAAGCGTATCATTTGATGAGAAACGTCTTAAGCATGTCTGCCGATGAAATGGCGGATGTGTTTAAAGCTTGGAATAAAACAGAACTAGACAGTTATTTGATTGAAATCACAGGGGAAATCCTCTCCTTTAAAGATGAAGATGGACAACCACTCATCGATAAAATTTTAGATACCGCTGGTCAAAAAGGGACTGGTAAATGGACAGCCGTACAATCATTAGAAGATTCAGTACCTCTAACCCTCATTACAGAAGCCGTTTATGCCCGTTTCATTTCTTCGATGAAGGAAGAACGTTTGGTCGCTTCTAAAGCATTTAAAGCGGTACCTGTTTCCTTTAAAGGCGACAAACAAGCCTTCATTGAAGACATTAAAAAAGCATTATACGCAGCGAAGATTGTTTCATATGCTCAAGGCTACGCTTTGATGAAAGCGGCTGCGAAAACCAACAACTGGAATTTAAATTATGGCGGTATCGCTTTGATGTGGCGTGGTGGCTGTATCATCCGTTCTGTGTTCTTAGGTAAGATTAAAGAAGCGTTTGAACAAAACCCTAACCTAGCCAACCTATTGTTAGACCCTTATTTTAAAGATGTGGTTGAAAACATGACGGGTGCTTGGCGCAATGTCATCTCAACAGCTGTATTGAATGGGATTCCTACCCCTGCAATGTCAGCAGCGTTAAACTATTTTGATTCGTATCGTACCGATAAATTGCCAGCCAACCTATTACAAGCTCAAAGAGATTTCTTCGGTGCCCATACATATGAAAGAACCGACAAACCAAGAGGCGAATTCTTCCATACCAACTGGACCGGTCGTGGTGGTAAAACATCCTCAACGACTTATAACGTATAG